Proteins from one Arthrobacter sp. Soc17.1.1.1 genomic window:
- a CDS encoding SDR family NAD(P)-dependent oxidoreductase, whose translation MTEIHSPFDATSTAAEVVEGIDLTGRRAIVTGASSGIGIETARALARAGAEVTLAVRDPGAGHRAAADIVRTDHHAHVRVQALDLADITSVNRFADTWSRPLHLLINNAGIMMTPELRTGAGWELQFATNHLGHLALTDTLHPALVAAGGARIVSLSSSGHGMSDIVHDDLFFDHRPYDAGEAYGQSKTANALFAVEATRRWAGEGITANAVMPGGVWTNLQRHWTPGTLAAVREQAAAAGLATKTPEQGAATSVFAATSPLLDGIGGRYLEDCAEAAVVPEIVDGLHGVRAYALDPSSAARLWEVSLELLHDHAGAERRDHPAGWTRP comes from the coding sequence ATGACCGAGATCCACTCCCCCTTCGATGCGACGAGCACCGCGGCGGAGGTCGTCGAGGGCATCGACCTCACCGGCAGGCGGGCGATCGTCACCGGCGCATCCTCCGGCATCGGCATCGAGACCGCCCGCGCCCTGGCCCGCGCCGGTGCCGAGGTGACCCTCGCCGTGCGCGACCCCGGAGCCGGGCACCGCGCCGCGGCGGACATCGTCCGCACGGACCACCACGCACACGTGCGCGTCCAGGCACTCGACCTCGCCGACATCACCTCCGTGAACCGGTTCGCGGACACGTGGTCGAGGCCGCTCCACCTCCTCATCAACAACGCGGGGATCATGATGACGCCGGAGCTGCGCACAGGAGCCGGCTGGGAACTGCAGTTCGCGACCAACCACCTCGGACATCTCGCACTCACCGACACGCTGCACCCTGCGCTGGTCGCCGCGGGCGGAGCGAGGATCGTGTCCTTGAGTTCCAGCGGCCACGGCATGTCCGACATCGTCCATGACGACCTGTTCTTCGACCACCGTCCCTATGACGCCGGCGAGGCCTACGGTCAGTCCAAGACCGCCAACGCGCTCTTCGCCGTCGAGGCCACACGGCGTTGGGCGGGTGAGGGCATCACGGCGAACGCCGTGATGCCCGGTGGGGTCTGGACGAACCTGCAACGCCACTGGACACCGGGCACGCTCGCCGCCGTCAGGGAGCAGGCCGCTGCCGCGGGTCTTGCCACGAAGACTCCAGAGCAGGGCGCAGCGACATCCGTGTTCGCCGCAACCTCTCCCCTGCTCGACGGTATCGGAGGCAGGTACCTGGAGGACTGCGCCGAGGCGGCCGTCGTACCGGAGATCGTCGACGGCCTGCACGGGGTCCGCGCCTACGCCCTGGACCCCTCCAGCGCCGCCCGGCTCTGGGAGGTATCCCTCGAACTGCTCCATGATCATGCAGGTGCCGAACGGCGTGATCATCCGGCCGGGTGGACGCGGCCGTAA
- a CDS encoding sensor histidine kinase: protein MRGPDAGEPAQGTAITPGPLERRAVKAAVARFLAAGFAALLLVALPIVLWVWAEAERHALATARDVTQRLADNVVGPHITDEVLARETAALELLRQGLAPWLDEMGVTGIAIRDQHGRAVYWDGESPVGREVEQDQRARRLLAGGPATATLEPGTAEEDDAAGSGGRVEVHVRSVSQSGAPVIVETYSSGEEVRREQRAVLANVVPPMLLSLAALQLTQLVPAIRLVRRIQAHRADRTELLRCAIESSDRERRRIAGELHDEVIQSLSGLAYALESEERHGPPAGRPAVRKARTTLQATIRALRAVTTELYPPDLDELGLKASLLRLGAPLVERGICLTVDVPGDVFLGRDREALLFRVARETLVNVGKHSSARSVVVRIRRAGPLSEMCITDDGVGFDPGAARAECHLGLRILTDTVRHAGGTLDILSVPGAGTSVTATFGGTPPTEPASAAAAAGGIGTRFAVPGATLPSIRQLLPARRS, encoded by the coding sequence ATGCGCGGACCTGACGCGGGGGAGCCCGCACAGGGCACCGCCATCACCCCTGGTCCCCTGGAACGGCGGGCGGTGAAGGCGGCGGTCGCACGGTTCCTCGCGGCGGGCTTCGCGGCACTCCTCCTGGTGGCCCTGCCCATCGTCCTCTGGGTCTGGGCCGAGGCGGAGCGCCACGCACTGGCCACTGCGCGGGACGTCACCCAGCGCCTGGCCGACAATGTCGTCGGGCCGCATATCACCGACGAGGTCCTCGCCCGCGAGACGGCCGCCCTGGAACTCCTCCGACAGGGACTCGCGCCGTGGCTCGACGAAATGGGCGTGACAGGGATCGCGATCCGGGACCAGCACGGCCGCGCGGTCTACTGGGACGGCGAGTCACCCGTCGGGCGGGAGGTCGAGCAGGATCAGCGGGCGCGACGGCTCCTCGCGGGCGGGCCGGCCACGGCAACCCTCGAACCGGGGACCGCGGAGGAGGACGACGCGGCGGGTTCCGGTGGACGCGTGGAGGTCCACGTCCGTTCCGTGTCGCAGAGCGGGGCCCCGGTGATCGTCGAGACCTATTCCTCCGGCGAGGAGGTCCGGCGGGAGCAACGAGCGGTCCTGGCGAACGTGGTCCCACCCATGCTGCTGTCCCTGGCGGCCCTCCAGCTGACGCAACTGGTGCCGGCGATCCGCCTGGTGAGGCGGATCCAAGCCCACCGGGCGGATCGCACAGAGCTGCTGCGATGCGCGATCGAGTCATCCGACCGGGAGCGCCGACGGATCGCCGGCGAACTCCACGACGAAGTGATCCAGAGCCTGTCGGGGCTCGCGTACGCCCTGGAGTCCGAGGAACGGCACGGCCCACCCGCGGGGCGACCGGCCGTCAGGAAGGCCAGGACGACGCTGCAGGCCACCATCCGCGCCCTCCGGGCCGTGACCACAGAGCTCTATCCCCCCGATCTCGACGAGCTCGGCCTGAAGGCGTCGCTCCTGCGGCTCGGGGCGCCCCTGGTGGAGCGCGGGATATGCCTGACCGTGGACGTCCCCGGGGATGTCTTCCTCGGCCGCGACCGGGAGGCACTGCTGTTCCGGGTGGCCCGCGAAACGCTCGTGAACGTCGGCAAGCATTCCTCGGCGCGCTCCGTCGTCGTCCGGATCCGGCGTGCCGGACCACTGAGCGAGATGTGCATCACCGATGACGGGGTCGGCTTCGATCCGGGGGCGGCCCGGGCCGAGTGCCACCTCGGCCTCAGGATCCTCACGGACACCGTGCGTCATGCCGGCGGAACCCTCGACATCCTGTCGGTCCCGGGCGCCGGGACCTCCGTCACCGCCACATTCGGTGGCACCCCACCCACCGAACCCGCCAGCGCCGCCGCTGCCGCCGGGGGGATTGGTACCCGCTTCGCGGTTCCCGGCGCCACGCTGCCGAGCATCCGTCAGCTGTTGCCTGCCAGGAGGTCCTGA
- a CDS encoding SDR family NAD(P)-dependent oxidoreductase, producing the protein MTTNTAPISTTRLDGRTALVTGSTSGIGAAIAATLATAGAHVVVSGRDRARGLEVTARIRDGGGQAEFLAVDLSGSYTEIRHFAAEATALLGGRIDILVNNAGIYPATATADLTDQDLDAMLAVNIRAPHVLAASILPAMAGAGGGIVVNIGSWMASVGNPFAALYTATKAAMEQLTRSWAAEFGPRGVRVNTVSPGVTLTPGNESARAVLDVMTATTPAGVVVQPEDIAHGVLFLASDTSRMIHGSILAVDGGISSIRPA; encoded by the coding sequence ATGACAACGAACACCGCACCCATCAGCACTACCCGCCTCGACGGACGGACTGCGCTCGTCACCGGTTCCACCAGCGGTATCGGCGCTGCCATCGCTGCCACCCTGGCCACAGCCGGCGCCCACGTCGTGGTGAGCGGGCGCGACCGGGCCCGCGGGCTGGAGGTCACGGCCCGGATCAGGGACGGCGGCGGCCAGGCGGAGTTCCTCGCCGTCGACCTGTCGGGCAGTTACACGGAGATCCGGCACTTCGCCGCGGAGGCCACAGCCCTGCTGGGAGGGCGCATCGACATCCTCGTCAACAACGCCGGGATCTACCCTGCGACGGCGACCGCTGACCTCACTGACCAGGATCTCGACGCGATGCTCGCGGTCAACATCCGGGCACCCCACGTCCTCGCTGCTTCCATCCTTCCCGCCATGGCCGGCGCCGGTGGCGGCATCGTCGTCAACATCGGCTCGTGGATGGCATCGGTCGGCAATCCCTTCGCCGCCCTGTACACGGCGACCAAGGCCGCCATGGAACAGCTGACCCGGTCCTGGGCCGCTGAATTCGGCCCGAGAGGCGTGCGCGTCAACACGGTCTCCCCCGGTGTGACGCTCACTCCCGGCAATGAATCCGCCCGCGCCGTCCTGGACGTGATGACGGCCACGACCCCTGCGGGCGTCGTCGTGCAACCCGAGGACATCGCGCACGGCGTCCTGTTCCTGGCGTCGGACACCTCGCGGATGATCCATGGAAGCATCCTCGCCGTCGATGGCGGGATCTCCTCGATCCGCCCGGCCTGA
- a CDS encoding response regulator, which translates to MITLELPNTTGPAVDAPYLKPRTATLQISVFGALRIRRGDVQLGAGDLGGPKPRQVLEILLVNFGSAVSKTRIMDLLWGGNRPAGALPTLETYVSVLRRHLQPGTGRTGPLRTVTGGYALDRSLVDLDLDRFATLTRRAGHAQPRAALALLTEALDLASAPLLGDELLPAWAEEERAAHAVRVGRVRVLAAEAALSVGDAGLAIALAGAAAQDDALDERAWTALVLGLERNGEYTEALRTFDRCRRIMDRELGCAPGSALREAQARLLTSTGEGERPGPSAVRSSTAPAGAGTSVASGTTGREAERLRILLVDDHTMFSDLLAGALDREPDLRSVGAATSVASAVAMFQDLRPDIVMMDLHLPDGSGLAAAERILMIAPGTRIVMLTGNPSPQALDEAARLGVCGFLPKDGALGVMLDTLRHAETGRLTMSPSLEARWGHGASSVRDPRDSDRAESDART; encoded by the coding sequence GTGATTACTCTGGAACTACCGAACACCACCGGCCCTGCAGTCGACGCCCCGTACCTGAAGCCACGGACGGCCACGCTGCAGATCTCGGTGTTCGGCGCGCTGAGGATCCGCCGCGGTGACGTACAGCTGGGCGCAGGCGACCTGGGTGGACCGAAGCCTCGCCAGGTCCTGGAGATACTCCTCGTGAACTTCGGCTCGGCGGTGTCCAAGACCCGCATCATGGACCTGCTGTGGGGCGGCAACCGTCCTGCCGGCGCACTGCCGACGCTCGAGACCTACGTGAGCGTCCTCCGGCGCCACCTGCAGCCGGGCACCGGGCGCACGGGCCCCCTGCGGACGGTGACGGGAGGATACGCGCTCGACCGGTCCCTCGTCGACCTGGATCTGGACCGGTTCGCGACCCTCACCCGGCGGGCCGGCCACGCGCAGCCCCGTGCGGCGCTCGCCCTGCTGACGGAGGCACTCGACCTGGCGTCCGCTCCACTGCTCGGTGACGAACTGCTCCCCGCGTGGGCCGAGGAGGAACGAGCCGCGCATGCAGTGCGGGTCGGCCGGGTCCGCGTGCTGGCCGCGGAAGCGGCGCTGTCCGTCGGGGACGCAGGCCTGGCGATCGCGCTCGCAGGAGCTGCGGCACAGGATGACGCCCTCGACGAGAGGGCATGGACCGCGCTGGTGCTCGGGCTCGAACGGAACGGCGAGTACACCGAAGCACTGCGGACCTTCGACCGCTGCCGCAGGATCATGGACCGCGAGCTCGGCTGCGCCCCCGGATCGGCGCTGCGGGAAGCGCAGGCACGGCTCCTGACCAGCACCGGCGAGGGGGAGAGACCCGGGCCCTCCGCCGTCCGGAGCTCCACCGCCCCCGCAGGTGCCGGGACCAGCGTGGCCTCCGGGACGACCGGGCGGGAGGCGGAGCGCCTGCGGATCCTGCTCGTCGACGACCACACGATGTTCTCGGACCTGCTGGCCGGAGCGCTCGACCGCGAACCGGACCTGAGGAGCGTCGGAGCGGCGACGTCGGTGGCCTCGGCCGTGGCGATGTTCCAGGATCTCCGGCCCGACATCGTCATGATGGACCTCCATCTCCCCGACGGATCGGGGCTCGCCGCCGCCGAGCGCATCCTCATGATCGCCCCCGGTACCCGGATCGTGATGCTGACGGGGAATCCCTCCCCGCAGGCGCTGGACGAGGCAGCCCGCCTCGGTGTCTGCGGGTTCCTCCCGAAGGACGGCGCCCTGGGCGTGATGCTGGATACCCTGAGGCACGCGGAGACCGGGCGCCTGACCATGAGCCCCTCCCTCGAGGCGAGATGGGGTCACGGGGCCTCGTCGGTGCGGGACCCGCGGGACAGCGACCGGGCAGAATCCGATGCGCGGACCTGA
- a CDS encoding helix-turn-helix transcriptional regulator: MAADRTHLGAFLRSRRDALTPAAAGMRAFPGPRRVPGLRKEELAVLAGVSPDYYSRLEQGRQANVSVGVLEALAHALRLNDVERKHLIALANPSTRSRLASPAAQQADQGLLRLMTALDDVPALILGRRGEVLATNALLTAVLESLRPSTSLVRFMFFDSIARERIVNWEHFAATSIAALRGELGRHPDDERLVSLIDELRTRDADAARWWDDHGVQDYASADKRILHPVVGELSFAIETVTSPRSDSQVLVVYTTQPGSETARKLPFLASWGSHRAASR, encoded by the coding sequence ATGGCCGCTGATCGCACGCATCTGGGAGCATTCCTGCGCTCCCGTCGGGATGCCCTGACCCCCGCCGCCGCCGGCATGCGGGCCTTCCCGGGGCCGCGCCGCGTGCCCGGTCTGCGCAAGGAGGAACTCGCGGTGCTGGCCGGCGTCAGTCCCGACTACTACAGCCGGCTCGAACAGGGCCGACAGGCGAATGTCTCCGTGGGCGTCCTCGAGGCGCTGGCGCACGCGCTGCGCCTGAACGACGTGGAACGGAAGCACCTCATCGCCCTGGCGAATCCTTCCACCAGATCACGCCTCGCGTCGCCCGCTGCGCAGCAGGCCGACCAGGGCCTCCTGAGGCTCATGACGGCACTGGACGACGTACCGGCCCTGATCCTGGGCCGCCGCGGGGAGGTGCTGGCCACCAACGCGCTCCTGACCGCCGTCCTCGAGAGCCTCCGGCCGTCGACATCCCTGGTCCGGTTCATGTTCTTCGACTCGATCGCCCGGGAACGGATCGTGAACTGGGAGCATTTCGCTGCGACGTCGATCGCGGCTCTCCGCGGCGAACTAGGCCGCCACCCCGACGACGAACGACTGGTGTCCCTGATCGATGAGTTACGGACACGCGACGCGGATGCGGCCCGGTGGTGGGACGACCACGGGGTGCAGGACTATGCCTCGGCGGACAAGCGGATCCTGCACCCCGTCGTAGGAGAACTGTCCTTCGCCATCGAGACGGTCACGTCGCCGCGATCGGACAGCCAGGTGCTCGTCGTCTACACGACGCAGCCCGGATCCGAGACAGCCCGGAAACTGCCGTTCCTGGCCAGCTGGGGGTCACACCGAGCAGCGTCCCGGTGA